The Rubricoccus marinus nucleotide sequence CTTGAGCGTGGAGGGGGAGTGCAACTGCGAGCGCGAGGAGAGGGAAGAGAAAACGCATCGATCTAAAAAACAGGGATGGAGAGCTCGGCCAGCGCGTGCCGAGGGTGCGCGGACGGAGACATACGGAGAGGCGGCGCGCGCTCCTCTCCCTTTCCGGTAGCTACGGACTCGGGCGCCCGAGGTCAATCCAGACCGACATCGGGGAGGGGGGCGTGCCCCGGGTCGGGAGTGATCTCCAGGCGCAGAGCCTCGCTTGCCGCCCGCAGCCGCGCTTCGGCCTCCGGTGCGGTCGGCGCGGTGACGATCAGGTGACCGACCTCCTGGCCCGTCCCCTCACGTCGGTCGACGCGGTCGCCGGGTTGGACGCGCAGGGTGACTTCCGTGACGCCTGGAAGCTCGCGCACTGTCTCCACGCCAGAGGCCACTCGGACGATGCCCTCGCCCGGATGGAGAATCTGGACGGCCGCGGCCTGGCGTGGCTGGGGAAGCTCGACGTGCTCGCCGCACTCGACGCGGAAGGCCAGTTCCCACGGGTCCATCTCGTAGGCGAGCGCCATCAGGCGCATCAGGTGCCCACCGGGGGGGCGCGCGGCCAACTCCCCGAAGACCGGGCCTTCCGGCGTCAGGAAGGCCTCCATGTGCGTCAGCCCCCGCTCCACGCCGAGCGCGCGCCACGCCGCACCGTGAAGGTCGCGGACGGCCTGTTCCTCTGGCGCCGCCAGAGGAGCAGGGACAACGCTCGCCTCGCCGACCGCGAGGTAGCGGGTCGGGTTCATCGCGCGCATCTGGCCGCCCCAGCCCAGCCCTTCGGCGCTCATCTCGGTTCCGTGGATGAACGCCTCGGCCATCCACCCGTCTTCGAGAGTCTCCGGCACCTCCGAGGCCTCCCGAGCGATGCGCGCGCCGCGTCCGCCTGACCCGACGCACGGTT carries:
- a CDS encoding ATP-grasp domain-containing protein; protein product: MRTVVLVGMRRAAIESAARMGLRPILVAETLPSTRLRPAHTIEASFDAPPEAWKTLAADLKGEGIDAVVALTERSVVPAAHLRAALGLGGLSPEAARLCTHKGAMKRAIRTAGLPCADFVEASEGLTRDELVERLGLPLVVKPCVGSGGRGARIAREASEVPETLEDGWMAEAFIHGTEMSAEGLGWGGQMRAMNPTRYLAVGEASVVPAPLAAPEEQAVRDLHGAAWRALGVERGLTHMEAFLTPEGPVFGELAARPPGGHLMRLMALAYEMDPWELAFRVECGEHVELPQPRQAAAVQILHPGEGIVRVASGVETVRELPGVTEVTLRVQPGDRVDRREGTGQEVGHLIVTAPTAPEAEARLRAASEALRLEITPDPGHAPLPDVGLD